In Nematostella vectensis chromosome 2, jaNemVect1.1, whole genome shotgun sequence, one genomic interval encodes:
- the LOC5521176 gene encoding WD repeat-containing protein 37 isoform X1 yields the protein MSKQQASGGQKVKPKRLSIRRTRTRSPDGRHDGLAEEASSLPPEARTRLWNLFAQIEREFEGVHAENCALRERVEKLEIILSGEKGVEGDMVVDGMPVKPGYGKKPSASQLMSQKLKTTYKASTSKIVSSFKIPNQAAGSVECHRLRGYLGHRDGVWEVSYARHGQAIIATASADRSARLWDVDSGLCLLKYLGHIGSVNSIRFHPTEPLVCTASGEGTCHVWRANVSIPEPRSLPGSADEADAAVSDHEDVEVGADNPDAPTPAILRSATLELKGHEGSLSAADWFTSGKQIVTASWDRTAKLWDVETGEQVHSLTGHDQELTHTCTHPSQQLIVTSSTDTTFRLWDFRTPSIHSVNVFQGHSDTVRSTAFSTTKDIVVSGSDDRTVKVWDLKNMRSPLTTINTDSAVNRLSVSSVSNIIAIPHDNRHIRLFDLNGVRLARLPRRNGQGHQRMVCCTAWGDENSTKSCNLFSCGFDRRVLGWQVILPKEEK from the exons ATGAGTAAGCAGCAAGCTTCAGGAGGCCAGAAAGTCAAGCCAAAGCGGCTATCTATACGTAGAACGCGAACTAGGTCACCGGACGGCCGCCATGATGGGTTAGCCGAAGAGGCGAGCTCTCTTCCCCCTGAAGCTAGAACAAGGTTATGGAACCTGTTTGCACAAATAGAAAGAGAATTCGAGGGAGTACACGCAGAAAATTGCGCTT tgaGAGAAAGGGTGGAAAAACTAGAAATCATCCTGAGTGGGGAGAAGGGAGTTGAAGGTGACATGGTGGTTGATGGAATGCCTGTGAAACCTGGCTATGGAAAAAAGCCAT CTGCAAGTCAGCTCATGTCACAAAAGTTAAAAACCACATACAAGGCCTCTACTAGTAAG attGTGTCCAGTTTTAAGATACCCAACCAGGCTGCTGGCAGTGTTGAGTGTCACCGGCTGCGAGGATACCTTGGTCATAGGGATGGTGTGTGGGAAGTGTCATATGCAAGACACGGCCAGGCAATAATTGCTACGGCCTCTGCAG ATCGCTCTGCACGCTTGTGGGATGTGGACTCAGGACTGTGTCTGTTAAAATACCTGGGCCACATTGGATCAG TCAACTCAATAAGGTTCCACCCGACAGAGCCCCTAGTGTGTACAG CATCTGGTGAAGGGACTTGTCATGTTTGGAGGGCTAATGTTTCCATCCCAGAACCA CGCTCTCTGCCAGGATCAGCAGATGAAGCAGATGCAGCAGTGAGTGACCACGAGGATGTGGAAG TAGGAGCTGACAACCCAGATGCCCCAACGCCTGCTATTCTTCGATCAGCAACACTAGAACTCAAAGGCCACGAAG GTTCTCTTAGTGCAGCAGACTGGTTCACATCTGGTAAACAGATTGTGACGGCGTCCTGGGACCGCACTGCGAAACTGTGGGATGTTGAGACAGGAGAACAAGTCCACTCACTCACTG GTCACGACCAGGAGCTTACCCACACCTGTACTCACCCCAGTCAACAGTTGATTGTCACTTCCTCCACCGACACCACCTTCCGTCTTTGGGACTTTAGAACGCCCTCCATACACTCTGTCAATGTATTTCAAGGTCATTCAGA CACGGTTAGGTCTACTGCATTCAGCACTACCAAAGATATTGTTGTGAGTGGAAGTGATGACCGCACCGTTAAG GTATGGGATCTGAAAAATATGCGATCCCCACTGACCACCATCAACACGGACTCAGCTGTAAACAG ATTGTCAGTTTCTTCTGTGTCCAATATCATAGCCATTCCCCACGACAATAGGCACATTCGGCTCTTTGATTTGAATGGTGTGCGGCTTGCACGTCTTCCTCGCCGCAATGGACAG GGTCATCAGCGGATGGTTTGCTGTACCGCATGGGGCGATGAGAACTCAACGAAATCCTGTAATCTGTTCTCGTGTGGCTTCGATCGCAGGGTCTTGGGGTGGCAAGTGATTCTTCCCAAAGAAGAAAAGTGA
- the LOC5521176 gene encoding WD repeat-containing protein 37 isoform X2, translated as MSKQQASGGQKVKPKRLSIRRTRTRSPDGRHDGLAEEASSLPPEARTRLWNLFAQIEREFEGVHAENCALRERVEKLEIILSGEKGVEGDMVVDGMPVKPGYGKKPSASQLMSQKLKTTYKASTSKIVSSFKIPNQAAGSVECHRLRGYLGHRDGVWEVSYARHGQAIIATASADRSARLWDVDSGLCLLKYLGHIGSVNSIRFHPTEPLVCTASGEGTCHVWRANVSIPEPRSLPGSADEADAAVSDHEDVEGADNPDAPTPAILRSATLELKGHEGSLSAADWFTSGKQIVTASWDRTAKLWDVETGEQVHSLTGHDQELTHTCTHPSQQLIVTSSTDTTFRLWDFRTPSIHSVNVFQGHSDTVRSTAFSTTKDIVVSGSDDRTVKVWDLKNMRSPLTTINTDSAVNRLSVSSVSNIIAIPHDNRHIRLFDLNGVRLARLPRRNGQGHQRMVCCTAWGDENSTKSCNLFSCGFDRRVLGWQVILPKEEK; from the exons ATGAGTAAGCAGCAAGCTTCAGGAGGCCAGAAAGTCAAGCCAAAGCGGCTATCTATACGTAGAACGCGAACTAGGTCACCGGACGGCCGCCATGATGGGTTAGCCGAAGAGGCGAGCTCTCTTCCCCCTGAAGCTAGAACAAGGTTATGGAACCTGTTTGCACAAATAGAAAGAGAATTCGAGGGAGTACACGCAGAAAATTGCGCTT tgaGAGAAAGGGTGGAAAAACTAGAAATCATCCTGAGTGGGGAGAAGGGAGTTGAAGGTGACATGGTGGTTGATGGAATGCCTGTGAAACCTGGCTATGGAAAAAAGCCAT CTGCAAGTCAGCTCATGTCACAAAAGTTAAAAACCACATACAAGGCCTCTACTAGTAAG attGTGTCCAGTTTTAAGATACCCAACCAGGCTGCTGGCAGTGTTGAGTGTCACCGGCTGCGAGGATACCTTGGTCATAGGGATGGTGTGTGGGAAGTGTCATATGCAAGACACGGCCAGGCAATAATTGCTACGGCCTCTGCAG ATCGCTCTGCACGCTTGTGGGATGTGGACTCAGGACTGTGTCTGTTAAAATACCTGGGCCACATTGGATCAG TCAACTCAATAAGGTTCCACCCGACAGAGCCCCTAGTGTGTACAG CATCTGGTGAAGGGACTTGTCATGTTTGGAGGGCTAATGTTTCCATCCCAGAACCA CGCTCTCTGCCAGGATCAGCAGATGAAGCAGATGCAGCAGTGAGTGACCACGAGGATGTGGAAG GAGCTGACAACCCAGATGCCCCAACGCCTGCTATTCTTCGATCAGCAACACTAGAACTCAAAGGCCACGAAG GTTCTCTTAGTGCAGCAGACTGGTTCACATCTGGTAAACAGATTGTGACGGCGTCCTGGGACCGCACTGCGAAACTGTGGGATGTTGAGACAGGAGAACAAGTCCACTCACTCACTG GTCACGACCAGGAGCTTACCCACACCTGTACTCACCCCAGTCAACAGTTGATTGTCACTTCCTCCACCGACACCACCTTCCGTCTTTGGGACTTTAGAACGCCCTCCATACACTCTGTCAATGTATTTCAAGGTCATTCAGA CACGGTTAGGTCTACTGCATTCAGCACTACCAAAGATATTGTTGTGAGTGGAAGTGATGACCGCACCGTTAAG GTATGGGATCTGAAAAATATGCGATCCCCACTGACCACCATCAACACGGACTCAGCTGTAAACAG ATTGTCAGTTTCTTCTGTGTCCAATATCATAGCCATTCCCCACGACAATAGGCACATTCGGCTCTTTGATTTGAATGGTGTGCGGCTTGCACGTCTTCCTCGCCGCAATGGACAG GGTCATCAGCGGATGGTTTGCTGTACCGCATGGGGCGATGAGAACTCAACGAAATCCTGTAATCTGTTCTCGTGTGGCTTCGATCGCAGGGTCTTGGGGTGGCAAGTGATTCTTCCCAAAGAAGAAAAGTGA